A genomic segment from Brevundimonas sp. SORGH_AS_0993 encodes:
- a CDS encoding DUF1489 family protein encodes MPLHMIKLCVGVSDVEWLENRARGGKPLIVHTRMTPKRVAEIEDGGSLYWVVKGTVVCRQPILDIATLGEGKASRCEITLEPRVIRTAPLARRPFQGWRYLESKDAPTDLDTLDAGEAPEDLVRQLRELGAW; translated from the coding sequence ATGCCGCTGCACATGATCAAGCTTTGCGTCGGGGTGTCCGACGTCGAATGGCTGGAAAACCGCGCCAGGGGCGGAAAGCCGCTGATCGTCCACACCCGGATGACGCCCAAGCGCGTCGCCGAGATCGAGGATGGCGGGTCGCTGTACTGGGTGGTCAAGGGAACGGTCGTCTGTCGTCAGCCGATCCTGGACATCGCCACCCTGGGCGAGGGCAAGGCCAGCCGCTGCGAGATCACGCTGGAGCCCCGGGTGATCCGCACGGCGCCCCTGGCGCGACGGCCGTTCCAGGGCTGGCGCTATCTGGAGTCCAAGGACGCGCCGACCGATCTGGACACGCTGGACGCGGGCGAGGCGCCCGAGGATCTGGTCCGGCAACTGCGCGAACTGGGCGCCTGGTAG
- a CDS encoding MATE family efflux transporter, whose product MMRFSSHARSTLRELTTLAWPVVMARLGIMTMGLTDAIVVGHYSSRELAFHSLAWAPSSVVLTTAVGLMMGVQVMTARLRGEGRHDEVGAVLRRGLVYALQIGVVSMIGLLLLGPFGMVRMGLEDGLAEGASPVLMVFALSMPAYLISVAAQFFLEGLHRPKAGMVAMWVANAVNLGLNLMLVPDPFGLGVHGAVASAWATFGARTALAVFLAVYILRLPEARQWGLFAKPRRDRSTEVEQIRVGIGAGSSNFVEVGAFAAMTLFAGQLGAAETASWAVVINVSAIVFMVPMGLSSATAVLVGRAYGAGDKAGVMRSGLIGIGVVTVLAFVIALGLWLAARPVVGAYTADPAILAIAAPALVLATLFFVADAQQVVAAQANRAAGDVVWPTLMHVFSYGVVMIPLGWWLAHRIGVDGLVWSVIVASVISGALLTGRFIRIARRLPEPANG is encoded by the coding sequence ATGATGCGTTTCAGCTCCCACGCCCGATCCACCCTTCGTGAATTGACGACCTTGGCCTGGCCGGTGGTCATGGCGCGGCTGGGCATCATGACCATGGGGCTGACCGACGCCATCGTGGTGGGCCACTATTCCAGCCGCGAACTGGCCTTCCACTCCCTGGCCTGGGCGCCGTCGTCGGTGGTGCTGACCACGGCGGTCGGTCTGATGATGGGGGTCCAGGTCATGACCGCTCGCCTGCGGGGCGAGGGACGGCACGACGAGGTCGGCGCCGTGCTGCGTCGCGGCCTGGTCTATGCCCTGCAGATCGGCGTGGTGTCCATGATCGGGCTTTTGCTGCTGGGGCCGTTCGGCATGGTCCGCATGGGACTGGAGGACGGATTGGCCGAGGGCGCCTCGCCCGTGCTGATGGTCTTCGCCTTGTCGATGCCGGCCTATCTGATTTCAGTGGCGGCGCAGTTCTTTCTGGAGGGTCTGCATCGGCCCAAGGCGGGCATGGTCGCCATGTGGGTCGCCAATGCCGTCAATCTGGGCCTGAACCTGATGCTCGTGCCCGACCCGTTCGGGCTAGGGGTGCATGGGGCCGTGGCCTCGGCCTGGGCGACGTTCGGTGCGCGCACGGCCCTGGCGGTGTTTCTGGCCGTCTACATCCTGCGTTTGCCCGAGGCGCGGCAATGGGGGCTGTTCGCCAAGCCGCGCCGCGACCGTTCGACCGAGGTGGAGCAGATCCGGGTCGGCATCGGGGCGGGATCGTCGAACTTCGTCGAAGTCGGCGCCTTCGCCGCCATGACCCTGTTCGCCGGCCAACTGGGCGCGGCCGAGACCGCCAGCTGGGCGGTGGTCATCAATGTGTCCGCCATCGTCTTCATGGTGCCGATGGGCCTGTCGTCCGCCACCGCCGTGCTGGTCGGCCGGGCCTATGGGGCGGGGGACAAGGCGGGCGTGATGCGCAGCGGCCTGATAGGCATCGGGGTGGTGACGGTGCTGGCCTTCGTCATCGCCCTCGGCCTGTGGCTGGCGGCGCGGCCGGTGGTCGGCGCCTATACCGCCGATCCGGCGATCCTGGCCATCGCCGCCCCGGCCCTGGTTCTGGCGACGCTGTTCTTCGTCGCCGACGCCCAGCAGGTGGTCGCCGCCCAGGCCAACCGCGCCGCCGGCGACGTGGTCTGGCCGACCCTGATGCACGTCTTTTCCTACGGCGTGGTCATGATCCCGCTGGGCTGGTGGCTGGCGCACCGGATCGGCGTCGACGGCCTGGTCTGGTCGGTCATCGTCGCCAGCGTCATCTCCGGCGCCCTGCTGACGGGGCGCTTCATAAGGATCGCAAGGCGGTTGCCTGAGCCGGCTAATGGGTGA
- a CDS encoding NINE protein: MAFESNKKSVGVAYLLWFFTGGVGGHRFYLGRTGSAVFQLVLAILGWTLLLAAGFGLLFLIPLGIWLLIDAFTLGGMVSEQNNALMARLSSAQRQTSSSSADDLAKFAALRDSGAISSDEYEAQKRRILGAPGDAILRP; this comes from the coding sequence ATGGCGTTCGAGAGCAACAAGAAGTCCGTGGGCGTCGCGTATCTGCTCTGGTTCTTCACGGGCGGCGTCGGAGGGCATCGCTTCTATCTGGGGCGCACGGGCTCGGCCGTGTTTCAGCTGGTGCTGGCGATCCTGGGATGGACGCTCCTGTTGGCGGCAGGCTTTGGCCTTCTCTTTCTCATTCCATTAGGCATCTGGTTGCTGATCGACGCTTTCACCCTGGGCGGCATGGTTTCCGAGCAAAACAACGCCCTGATGGCGCGGTTGAGCAGCGCCCAACGTCAGACTTCGTCTTCGTCAGCTGACGATCTCGCGAAGTTCGCTGCCCTGAGAGACAGCGGCGCAATCTCCTCCGACGAGTACGAAGCTCAGAAGCGCCGCATTCTAGGCGCGCCCGGCGACGCAATCCTCCGACCGTGA
- a CDS encoding putative quinol monooxygenase codes for MYGLITRLVAHPGRRDELALILLDPTLRRHGCHSYVVAHDLAHTDTLWVTEIWTDAETHEVCTQDIRKSGVWAPSLAFWSVWTTPSRHAPWAASGFNRPPSPPPGRSHRRPDRPRRH; via the coding sequence ATGTACGGACTGATTACCCGCCTGGTGGCTCATCCCGGTCGTCGCGACGAACTGGCCCTGATCCTTCTGGATCCCACGCTGCGGCGTCACGGCTGCCATTCCTATGTCGTGGCGCACGACCTGGCCCACACCGACACTCTGTGGGTGACGGAAATCTGGACCGACGCCGAAACCCACGAGGTCTGCACCCAAGACATCCGTAAGAGCGGCGTCTGGGCCCCGTCCTTGGCCTTCTGGTCAGTGTGGACGACGCCATCCAGACACGCCCCTTGGGCGGCGTCGGGCTTTAATCGGCCGCCTTCACCACCGCCAGGACGGTCCCATCGACGACCTGATCGCCCACGACGACATTGA
- a CDS encoding biotin carboxylase N-terminal domain-containing protein, producing the protein MFKSVLVANRGEIACRVFRTAKRMGLRTIAVYSEADAEALHVREADEAVLIGPAAARESYLDGAKVLAAAKAVGAEAIHPGYGFLSENADFAEAVVAAGIVWIGPQPASIRAMGLKDAAKKLMIAAGVPVTPGYQGEDQSLETLTAEANRIGFPVLIKAVAGGGGKGMKKVDRPEDFADGLASAQREGQSSFGDPRVLIESYITRPRHIEVQVFGDSHGNVVHLYERDCSLQRRHQKVIEEAPSPGMDAATRAAVTAAAVRAAKAVDYQGAGTIEFIADASDELKSDRIWFMEMNTRLQVEHPVTESITGVDLVEWQLRVAAGEPIPLKQDEIKLNGWAMEARLYAEDPANGFLPSIGALEYFSLPDDIRVDTGVTWGGEVSQFYDPMIAKLIVHEDSREAAAGRLAKACAEVCVWPVKANAGFLKRCLDHPRFVAGDVDTGFIAAEEAALTHVAAPTEVQAAALAVLASEAHHAEEWVRPMKTGREASPWSPTAYGLYGFRLNGGVAASQRARINGALVEASVRPDEHGSYFNVDLNDQTLGAYVLTGDVALFRDGQEYASLVRPVDEPVVFYGGEAWTFETPRHGGGAGAGGSASDGSLRAPMPGKIVAAPAKSGDAVNKGQPVVVLEAMKMEHALTAPFDGVVAELNVVVGDQVVDGTVLAVVKAAD; encoded by the coding sequence ATGTTCAAGTCCGTCCTTGTCGCCAATCGCGGCGAAATCGCCTGTCGCGTCTTCCGAACCGCCAAGCGGATGGGATTACGCACCATCGCCGTCTATTCCGAAGCCGACGCCGAAGCCCTGCATGTGCGCGAGGCCGACGAAGCGGTGCTGATCGGCCCGGCGGCGGCCCGCGAGAGCTATCTGGACGGCGCCAAGGTGCTGGCGGCGGCCAAGGCTGTGGGGGCGGAGGCGATCCACCCCGGCTATGGCTTCCTGTCCGAGAACGCCGACTTCGCCGAGGCCGTCGTGGCGGCGGGCATCGTCTGGATCGGGCCGCAGCCGGCCTCCATCCGCGCCATGGGGCTGAAGGACGCGGCGAAAAAGCTGATGATCGCAGCGGGCGTGCCCGTCACCCCCGGCTATCAGGGCGAGGACCAGTCCCTGGAGACGCTGACGGCCGAGGCGAACCGTATCGGCTTTCCCGTTCTGATCAAGGCGGTAGCGGGCGGCGGCGGCAAGGGCATGAAGAAGGTCGACCGGCCCGAGGACTTCGCCGACGGCCTGGCCAGCGCCCAGCGCGAGGGGCAGTCGTCTTTCGGCGACCCGCGCGTTCTGATCGAAAGCTACATCACTCGCCCGCGCCATATCGAGGTGCAGGTCTTCGGCGACAGCCACGGAAACGTCGTCCACCTGTACGAACGCGACTGTTCGCTGCAACGCCGCCACCAGAAGGTGATCGAGGAGGCACCCTCGCCGGGCATGGACGCCGCCACCCGCGCGGCCGTGACCGCCGCCGCCGTCCGCGCCGCCAAGGCCGTCGATTATCAGGGCGCGGGGACCATCGAGTTCATCGCCGACGCCTCGGACGAGCTGAAGTCCGACCGCATCTGGTTCATGGAGATGAACACGCGGCTGCAGGTCGAGCATCCGGTGACGGAATCCATCACCGGGGTCGATCTTGTCGAATGGCAGTTGCGCGTGGCGGCGGGCGAGCCGATCCCGCTGAAGCAGGACGAGATCAAGCTGAACGGCTGGGCCATGGAGGCGCGGCTGTACGCCGAGGATCCCGCCAACGGCTTCCTGCCTTCGATCGGCGCGCTGGAGTATTTCAGCCTCCCTGACGACATCCGCGTCGATACCGGCGTGACCTGGGGTGGCGAGGTCAGCCAGTTCTACGATCCCATGATCGCCAAGCTGATCGTGCACGAAGACAGCCGCGAAGCCGCCGCCGGACGTCTGGCCAAGGCCTGCGCCGAGGTCTGCGTCTGGCCGGTCAAGGCCAACGCCGGGTTCCTGAAGCGCTGCCTTGACCATCCGCGCTTCGTGGCGGGCGACGTCGACACCGGCTTCATCGCGGCGGAAGAGGCCGCCCTGACCCACGTTGCGGCGCCGACCGAGGTGCAGGCGGCGGCTCTGGCGGTTCTGGCGTCCGAGGCCCATCACGCCGAAGAATGGGTGCGGCCGATGAAGACCGGCCGCGAGGCCTCGCCCTGGTCGCCCACCGCCTATGGCCTTTACGGCTTTCGACTGAACGGCGGCGTGGCGGCGTCTCAGCGCGCTCGCATCAACGGCGCCTTGGTCGAGGCGTCCGTGCGTCCGGATGAGCACGGCAGCTATTTCAACGTGGACCTGAACGACCAGACCCTGGGGGCCTATGTGCTGACAGGCGACGTGGCCCTTTTTCGCGACGGGCAGGAGTACGCCTCACTGGTCCGGCCGGTGGACGAGCCCGTCGTCTTCTACGGCGGCGAAGCCTGGACCTTCGAAACCCCGCGCCACGGCGGCGGGGCCGGCGCAGGCGGCTCCGCCTCCGACGGCTCTCTACGCGCACCCATGCCCGGCAAGATCGTCGCGGCGCCCGCCAAGTCAGGTGACGCCGTGAACAAGGGCCAGCCGGTGGTGGTGCTGGAAGCCATGAAGATGGAGCACGCCCTGACCGCGCCCTTCGACGGGGTGGTGGCCGAGCTCAATGTCGTCGTGGGCGATCAGGTCGTCGATGGGACCGTCCTGGCGGTGGTGAAGGCGGCCGATTAA
- the metG gene encoding methionine--tRNA ligase has translation MARILITSALPYINGIKHLGNLAGSMLPADVWARFKRGQGHEVLYICATDEHGTPAELAAAAAGQDVRTYCDEQHEIQKTAGQAFGLSYDWFGRSSNPQNHRLTQHFAEALEKNGLIEERVDRMIYSIDDARFLPDRYVEGTCPHCGYDKARGDQCDNCGRLLDPTDLIDPYSSVSGSRNLEVRDTRHLYLLQTKIEPQIRAWVDGKSGWQPLAKSIANKHLDEGLIDRGITRDLAWGVPVTKDGFPRPGMEDKVFYVWFDAPIEYIGATEEWAEATGNTWRDWWRLDEGGENVRYVQFMGKDNVAFHTVSFPATIIGSGEPWKTVDQLKAFNWLNWYGGKFSTSQKRGVFMDQALDLLPADYWRWYLTAYGPEHSDAAFTWEQFQGAINKDLADVLGNFVNRIVKFAESKFDGVVPEGGEAGPLEAKLEADLRAAVAEATEQFEAMEFRKAAAAVRAAWVLGNEYLQEAAPWTALKSDRDRAAVGVRTGLNMVALFARLAAPILPFTAPRIAASVGVTDLTWPAADADLLNTLRVGGKVEAQGVLFAKVEDAQVAEWSERFGGADQ, from the coding sequence ATGGCCCGCATCCTCATCACCTCGGCGCTGCCCTACATCAACGGCATCAAGCACCTTGGGAATCTGGCCGGGTCGATGCTGCCGGCGGATGTCTGGGCGCGGTTCAAGCGCGGGCAGGGTCATGAGGTGCTGTATATCTGCGCGACCGACGAGCACGGCACCCCGGCCGAACTGGCCGCCGCCGCCGCCGGTCAGGACGTGCGGACCTATTGCGACGAGCAGCACGAAATCCAGAAAACGGCGGGCCAGGCGTTCGGCCTGAGCTACGACTGGTTCGGTCGGTCGTCGAATCCGCAGAATCATCGGTTGACCCAGCACTTCGCCGAGGCCCTGGAGAAGAACGGCCTGATCGAGGAGCGGGTGGATCGGATGATCTACTCCATCGACGACGCCCGTTTCCTGCCCGACCGCTATGTCGAGGGGACCTGTCCGCACTGCGGCTATGACAAGGCGCGCGGGGACCAGTGCGACAACTGCGGCCGCCTTCTGGACCCCACCGACCTGATCGATCCCTATTCGTCGGTCTCGGGCAGCCGGAACCTGGAGGTGCGCGACACGCGGCACCTGTATCTGTTGCAAACGAAGATCGAGCCGCAGATCCGCGCCTGGGTGGACGGAAAGTCGGGCTGGCAACCGCTGGCCAAGTCCATCGCCAACAAACATCTGGACGAGGGGCTGATCGACCGGGGCATCACCCGCGACCTGGCGTGGGGCGTGCCTGTGACCAAGGACGGTTTCCCCCGCCCCGGCATGGAGGACAAGGTCTTCTACGTCTGGTTCGACGCCCCCATCGAATACATCGGCGCGACCGAGGAATGGGCCGAGGCGACCGGAAACACTTGGCGCGACTGGTGGCGGCTGGACGAGGGGGGCGAGAATGTCCGCTATGTCCAGTTCATGGGCAAGGACAACGTCGCCTTCCACACTGTCAGCTTCCCCGCCACGATCATCGGCTCGGGCGAGCCGTGGAAGACGGTCGACCAGCTGAAAGCCTTCAACTGGCTGAACTGGTACGGCGGCAAGTTCTCGACCAGCCAGAAGCGCGGCGTCTTCATGGACCAGGCGCTGGACCTGCTGCCGGCCGACTATTGGCGCTGGTATCTGACCGCCTACGGGCCCGAACATTCCGACGCCGCCTTCACCTGGGAGCAGTTCCAGGGGGCGATCAACAAGGACCTGGCCGACGTGCTGGGCAATTTCGTCAACCGCATCGTCAAGTTCGCCGAATCCAAGTTCGACGGCGTCGTGCCAGAAGGCGGAGAGGCCGGCCCGCTGGAAGCCAAGCTGGAGGCCGACCTGCGCGCCGCCGTGGCCGAGGCGACGGAACAGTTCGAGGCGATGGAGTTCAGGAAGGCCGCGGCCGCTGTGCGCGCCGCCTGGGTGCTGGGCAACGAATATCTGCAGGAGGCCGCGCCCTGGACCGCGCTGAAGAGCGACCGCGACCGGGCGGCCGTCGGTGTTCGCACCGGGCTGAACATGGTCGCCCTGTTCGCGCGTCTGGCCGCGCCGATCCTGCCCTTCACCGCGCCGCGCATCGCCGCCTCGGTCGGGGTGACGGACCTGACCTGGCCCGCCGCCGACGCCGATCTGCTGAACACCCTGCGGGTCGGCGGCAAGGTGGAGGCGCAAGGGGTGCTGTTCGCCAAGGTCGAGGACGCCCAGGTGGCGGAATGGTCCGAACGCTTCGGCGGCGCGGATCAGTGA